A stretch of the Phaeodactylum tricornutum CCAP 1055/1 chromosome 15, whole genome shotgun sequence genome encodes the following:
- a CDS encoding predicted protein: protein MTRCVRCTTTRTTRSSTVQWGLVWVLLLAATVDQSRGFQSGTITTRTNAPHRWRPCHGQSWPPREEAAVNFSSRCHVHPARRGSVEPPLSRRQRLQRTLRRVAVSALFGASILGQRPAPAVAKFSYELSDTPSKSLRPGMNRDQAELVEAGELDATDIAAKSIFTTTPGSGVATSGTEKQARKAAQAQKNFVYGEDGGDLDDDDDDYLGDDYDNVVKSSSLKVSQSDQATAQKLASQSRSNFASYHQGKSNALTIKVGLAIFVPSFGGQVLREYVRRRREEEYVRKGLEVVKAQKAEYFNVTSTSADSDVEDELKGLKNKNDDDDEDDDDDEDDDDDDDEEDDEDEDDDESPRRPRRPQGGNGGGGGNDSGGGTSGGGGGESDQRPSDADVDRLNKMFGKS, encoded by the coding sequence ATGACACGGTGCGTTCGTtgtacgacgacgaggacgacccGAAGTTCCACAGTGCAATGGGGTCTGGTCTGGGTATTACTGCTGGCCGCCACTGTCGATCAGAGCCGCGGGTTCCAGTCCGGTACGATTACTACCCGCACAAACGCCCCACATcggtggcgtccttgtcaCGGCCAGTCGTGGCCGCCACGCGAAGAAGCGGCAGTGAATTTTTCGTCCCGATGCCACGTGCACCCCGCACGACGCGGTTCCGTGGAGCCCCCCTTGTCCCGTCGACAGCGACTGCAACGGACGTTGCGTCGAGTGGCGGTTTCGGCGTTGTTCGGGGCCTCCATTCTGGGCCAACGTCCGGCGCCCGCCGTCGCCAAGTTCAGTTACGAACTGAGCGACACGCCCAGTAAGAGTCTGCGCCCGGGCATGAACAGAGATCAGGCGGAGCTGGTGGAAGCAGGGGAACTGGATGCGACGGATATTGCCGCCAAATCAATCTTCACTACCACACCCGGGAGTGGAGTCGCTACCTCCGGCACGGAAAAACAGGCGCGGAAAGCCGCCCAAGCCCAGAAAAACTTTGTGTACGGTGAAGACGGCGGCGAcctggacgacgacgatgacgattaTCTGGGCGACGACTACGACAATGTCGTgaaatcttcgtcgctcAAAGTGTCGCAGTCGGATCAGGCCACGGCACAAAAACTGGCCAGCCAGTCTCGATCCAATTTTGCCTCGTATCATCAGGGAAAATCCAACGCACTGACCATCAAGGTGGGATTGGCGATCTTTGTCCCTTCCTTTGGTGGCCAAGTCTTGCGCGAATACGTACGGCGAAGACGGGAAGAAGAGTACGTGCGCAAGGGATTGGAAGTGGTCAAAGCCCAAAAGGCGGAATACTTCAACGTCACGTCCACATCGGCCGATTCCGATGTCGAAGATGAATTGAAGGGTCTCAAGAATAAgaatgacgacgatgatgaagatgacgatgatgatgaggacgacgacgatgatgatgatgaggaagacgacgaagatgaggacgacgacgaatcacCCAGGCGGCCGAGAAGACCACAAGGTGGAaacggtggtggtggtggaaacGACAGTGGCGGTGGCACTAGTGGGGGAGGCGGTGGTGAATCAGACCAACGGCCCAGCGATGCGGACGTGGATCGGTTGAACAAAATGTTTGGTAAATCGTAG
- a CDS encoding predicted protein (EST data supports either one bp mini-exon or noncanonical splicing of second intron, compare to Protein ID 56598), with the protein MSASNRYTALLLSISCLLHASLAFSSRSLSSQTSTSSHTLLHSDLYNGGPPLFNQGAGEQANVYTQPGAPCVIKVIGVGGGGGNAVNRMIQTRIEGVSFWALNTDAQALSKSLAPNVLNIGRQLTRGLGAGGDPGVGRGAGEENIIEMQHICDNTDLVFITAGMGGGTGSGAAPVLAKIAKQDCGCLTVGVVTKPFAFEGRKRMMQAEAAIEELRKNVDTLIVVSNDKLLRIVPDNTPVTEAFLVADDILRQGVVGISEIILKTGLVNVDFADVRAVMKDAGTALMGVGTGVGKNRASDAALAAISSPLLDFPIQRAKRIVFNIVGGADMGLQEINEASEVIYENADDNANIIFGALVDPQMDGQISITVLACDFDAQPADVYSITEPIGVGIDERNPNFYKERRKSTQSPLGPDASVEETRVAITRGFKKAVDPDEPVADEEDAQSGFRNFLKRFRGR; encoded by the exons ATGTCTGCTTCGAACCGATATACCGCGCTATTGCTGAGCATAAGTTGTCTGCTCCACGCGTCGCTGGCTTTTTCGAGCCGATCTTTGTCGTCACAAACGTCGACCTCTAGTCACACATTGCTGCATTCCGACTTATACAACGGCGGTCCTCCCCTGTTCAATCAAGGAGCTGGGGAGCAAGCCAATGTCTACACACAGCCTGGTGCACCCTGCGTTATCAAAGTCATTGGCGTCGGTGGAGGCGGAGGCAACGCCGTCAATCGGATGATTCAAACACGGATTGAAGGCGTCTCTTTTTGGGCTCTCAATACCGACGCGCAAGCCCTTTCCAAATCTCTCGCACCGAATGTGCTTAACATCGGGCGCCAATTGACCCGCGGCCTGGGGGCCGGCGGAGATCCAGGT GTCGGGCGGGGGGCTGGAGAGGAGAATATCATAGAGATGCAACACATTTGTGATAACACGGATCTCGTCTTTATAACGGCA G GTATGGGTGGTGGTACGGGTTCTGGTGCCGCCCCAGTCTTGGCTAAAATTGCCAAACAGGATTGTGGCTGCTTAACCGTTGGTGTGGTAACCAAACCGTTTGCCTTTGAAGGACGCAAGCGCATGATGCAGGCCGAAGCTGCCATTGAAGAATTACGCAAAAATGTCGATACCTTGATTGTTGTCTCCAACGATAAGCTTTTGCGCATTGTACCGGACAATACTCCCGTCACCGAGGCTTTTCTGGTAGCGGACGATATACTCCGACAAGGTGTAGTAGGCATTTCTGAAATCATCCTCAAGACTGGTTTGGTGAATGTAGATTTTGCCGATGTACGGGCCGTTATGAAGGACGCAGGAACAGCGCTCATGGGTGTGGGAACGGGGGTCGGCAAAAATCGTGCGTCCGATGCCGCACTCGCAGCTATTTCCAGTCCGCTTTTGGACTTTCCGATCCAAAGAGCCAAACGAATCGTTTTCAATATTGTGGGTGGTGCCGATATGGGGCTGCAGGAAATCAACGAGGCCAGTGAAGTAATTTATGAGAATGCGGATGACAATGCAAATATTATATTTGGTGCCTTGGTGGATCCACAAATGGACGGACAGATAAGTATCACTGTATTGGCTTGTGACTTTGATGCACAGCCAGCGGACGTGTACTCCATTACAGAGCCGATAGGTGTTGGCATCGACGAGAGAAATCCCAACTTTTACAAAGagcgaagaaaaagcacacAAAGCCCACTAGGACCGGATGCATCGGTCGAAGAAACGCGAGTTGCCATTACGCGAGGATTTAAGAAGGCCGTGGATCCCGACGAGCCCGTggcagacgaagaagatgcaCAGTCGGGATTTCGAAACTTTCTGAAACGATTTCGTGGACGTTAA
- a CDS encoding predicted protein, producing the protein MAIRAVRFPFLSVYTLWCLLARAKALSLPTGIKTVSRKEFFQLPFVASIAGATVFLGASPAADAVEIEGKLGFTDAQVKEIVKSDVLDRKFLATGDLTRSIYRPTATFTDEIDTYKLDQWMKGTQRLFVGDKCTVRLVGDVDVTPEKIEFRFDEDLMFRIPFTPVVSLTGSIVLSRDEAGYITSYKENWDQDVWSVIKTAKF; encoded by the coding sequence ATGGCGATCCGCGCAGTAAGGTTTCCTTTCTTATCCGTTTACACGCTGTGGTGCTTACTGGCAAGAGCGAAAGCACTAAGTTTACCGACTGGGATCAAGACGGTCTCACGAAAGGAGTTTTTCCAATTGCCGTTTGTGGCGTCCATTGCAGGAGCAACCGTCTTCTTGGGAGCGTCTCCAGCCGCTGATGCAGTGGAAATAGAAGGAAAGTTGGGATTTACGGATGCGCAAGTTAAGGAAATTGTGAAATCTGATGTGCTAGATCGCAAGTTTCTTGCAACTGGTGACTTAACACGGTCGATCTATCGACCGACAGCAACGTTTACCGACGAGATTGATACGTACAAGCTCGATCAATGGATGAAGGGGACGCAGCGCCTTTTCGTGGGAGACAAATGCACCGTTCGTCTTGTAGGTGACGTCGACGTAACTCCGGAGAAGATTGAATTCCGTTTTGATGAAGATCTCATGTTCCGCATACCATTTACACCAGTTGTGTCACTCACTGGTTCAATCGTTCTTAGTCGAGACGAAGCAGGATATATCACATCGTACAAGGAAAATTGGGATCAAGACGTATGGTCTGTGATCAAGACAGCCAAGTTTTAG
- a CDS encoding predicted protein, which yields MERSGSVEDFPPTFVSYRSEYPREESYRCMMNNRTPNSVSPPDFLKIPCYRPVPRKGFSSHHDSSCHPGFYAGNHSANVPHYATQAAPSFDSTGSSHGGHYTPPPPPPPVLSNINPHSHSYPPPYHGGYQYYAPWPNTPPPEYVTDIQPEDVLSGRGGATNSHSGNRAFRTLVKDFQERYLKAKKRDKPSVASLVVELVRQKGGRFLRRMGTDSDGQVLWIDIGDERAREKTCQALREGAPLLRRSRHTPRSFDDVVDAKLHDSIKENDSFETPSSTSSIVRVVQDNENWMKGSIFSSSKDHDINDGPIVIRPMRRLLHRRSVAPIPLDQLSPQDRDLYLRDFLPPCPSIGKQSNIAAEPTASPSHHPVEYVEKPNPRATI from the exons ATGGAAAGGTCTGGTTCAGTCGAAGACTTTCCCCCTACTTTCGTG TCGTATCGCTCTGAGTACCCTCGAGAAGAATCTTACCGCTGCATGATGAACAACCGAACTCCCAATTCAGTCTCACCTCCAGACTTTTTGAAGATTCCTTGCTATCGCCCGGTGCCGAGGAAAGGTTTCTCGTCGCATCATGATAGCTCATGTCATCCTGGTTTTTATGCCGGGAATCATTCAGCTAATGTACCGCACTACGCAACCCAGGCAGCACCATCATTCGATTCGACGGGTAGTAGTCACGGAGGCCACTAtactcctcctcctcctcctccaccagTACTCAGCAACATCAATCCACATTCTCATAGCTATCCTCCACCGTACCACGGCGGTTACCAATACTACGCTCCCTGGCCCAACACGCCACCACCCGAATACGTGACAGACATTCAACCGGAAGATGTCCTTTCGGGACGCGGCGGCGCCACCAATTCGCACTCTGGTAACAGAGCCTTTCGTACTCTCGTGAAAGATTTTCAGGAGCGATATCTGAAAGCCAAGAAACGAGACAAGCCGTCGGTGGCTTCGCTTGTCGTGGAACTGGTTCGTCAAAAGGGCGGCCGCTTTCTCCGTAGGATGGGCACCGATTCCGATGGCCAGGTTTTGTGGATAGACATTGGCGATGAAAGAGCTCGTGAGAAAACATGTCAGGCCCTGCGGGAAGGTGCCCCTTTGTTGCGTCGATCGAGGCACACACCGAGATCATTCGACGACGTGGTGGATGCAAAACTGCACGATTCAATAAAAGagaatgacagttttgagaCGCCGTCGAGCACG TCTTCCATCGTCCGTGTCGTCCAAGACAATGAAAACTGGATGAAAGGGAGTATTTTTTCATCCAGCAAAGACCACGACATTAATGACGGTCCCATTGTGATTCGACCGATGCGTCGGCTATTGCATCGTCGGTCAGTTGCTCCAATCCCTTTGGATCAACTATCTCCACAAGATCGGGATTTATATCTGCGAGACTTTTTGCCGCCGTGTCCGTCAATAGGCAAGCAGAGCAATATTGCTGCGGAGCCCACGGCTTCGCCTTCGCACCATCCCGTGGAGTACGTGGAGAAACCAAACCCTCGGGCTACTATATAG
- a CDS encoding predicted protein: MSNQQKDGTPMAGSDQVSLVKDGLALQNHDSNHLPFFADATLDLEEAHDIADTPEPTRPVTRPNKLQIAAAVEQIPMPTLHFLESPTADSFADANVDPRTVADATSTGSSIPTNSISRESPDDKSTFARITSLETAYPSMSRTQHSVPRWPRDLPWAIAFVLFVPTGLLWPILTQTEANESSHAITFHPLSTASLHGLFWSALASVLLSRALYRTPSGGEGDDARFHIAQLLTLAAPVAVCVHVALVLLILLACPHAALAALVPAWFAVKDMYLFRRWKQRRSAQFNGPTESPSTSAFSAVQSVGGTRQAFFQALMGMTLDILSRSLRRASFYRVLSGVLIVQCITVWLWRWALLAALTISGSSSPFGAHSKGIIFMVAFVAGKWATGTVARLLSLLACGGVTSWVAVQQELQSVNNNPMFYSQGSNSNSRNGTYDADRDENIGYSEDETNDMPEAYRTVDASVYQSVLSIEDDLDDDYELDDDEFMEAPSRREHSRRRENAQPQSTVKSILLVGLSISFGSVAQCGLVGGLAQFMWSQLRVVEAARTVLSEVRRDSGFHNMTIGSNEAGFFGKMCKCMHNMARKFVRNHSDLAMTHVAAFYKSYQKAARDVSTLIDESDSHFDSDTSPQQPQTGVEPILHDDITTHMAACVGGSISGLIVIFTTSVLLYQRDQRQDPGSDLEVVENMLVSFALFYTLLFTVLEPIRASIKAVHLGFPRIHSDDKVCLAIFLSSNQQVLLARLLM; encoded by the exons ATGTCAAATCAGCAAAAAGATGGAACACCAATGGCTGGATCGGATCAGGTTTCTTTGGTAAAGGACGGATTAGCACTACAGAACCACGACAGCAACCACTTGCCGTTCTTTGCCGACGCTACATTGGATCTGGAGGAAGCACACGACATTGCCGACACACCCGAACCGACGAGACCAGTAACCCGACCCAACAAGTTACAGATCGCCGCCGCAGTCGAGCAAATCCCAATGCCTACCTTGCACTTTCTCGAATCTCCTACTGCCGACTCTTTTGCGGATGCCAACGTCGATCCAAGAACAGTAGCTGATGCTACGTCGACAGGATCGTCAATTCCTACGAACTCAATCAGCAGAGAGTCTCCTGACGACAAGTCTACGTTTGCCCGCATCACCAGTCTAGAAACAGCGTATCCTAGCATGTCCCGTACGCAACACTCGGTACCACGCTGGCCAAGAGACCTACCTTGGGCAATTGCGTTTGTCTTATTTGTACCCACAGGTCTGCTCTGGCCAATACTGACCCAAACGGAGGCAAACGAAAGCTCGCATGCTATAACATTCCACCCACTCTCAACGGCATCCTTGCACGGTTTATTCTGGAGCGCGCTGGCTTCTGTATTGCTCAGTCGAGCCTTGTATCGCACTCCGAGTGGGGGTGAAGGAGATGACGCCCGTTTCCACATCGCGCAACTGCTGACCCTGGCGGCTCCCGTCGCCGTTTGCGTACACGTGGCCCTTGTCTTACTCATCTTGTTGGCGTGCCCGCATGCGGCTCTCGCAGCCTTGGTACCGGCCTGGTTTGCAGTCAAAGACATGTATCTGTTCCGTCGCTGGAAACAACGACGATCGGCGCAGTTCAATGGACCGACAGAATCTCCAAGTACCAGCGCATTCTCGGCGGTACAATCCGTCGGTGGTACTCGACAAGCCTTTTTCCAAGCCTTGATGGGTATGACACTGGACATATTGTCCCGATCGCTCCGACGCGCTTCCTTCTATCGCGTATTGTCGGGTGTTTTGATCGTACAATGCATTACTGTTTGGCTGTGGCGGTGGGCGTTGTTGGCGGCCTTGACGATTAGCGGTAGCAGTAGTCCTTTCGGTGCGCACTCGAAAGGAATTATTTTTATGGTGGCGTTTGTGGCTGGGAAGTGGGCAACAGGTACTGTGGCTAGGTTGCTATCACTCCTGGCCTGCGGTGGCGTCACGTCTTGGGTCGCAGTCCAGCAAGAATTGCAGTCTGTCAACAATAATCCGATGTTTTATTCACAAGGATCGAATTCGAACTCGCGAAACGGAACCTACGACGCGGATCGGGACGAAAACATCGGGTACAGTGAAGATGAAACTAACGACATGCCCGAAGCCTACCGCACAGTCGATGCCTCTGTATACCAAAGTGTTCTGTCGATCGAAGATGATCTCGACGATGATTACGAACTTGACGACGATGAATTTATGGAAGCACCTTCTCGACGGGAACATTCACGAAGACGTGAAAATGCGCAACCGCAATCAACTGTCAAATCCATACTGCTGGTTGGGTTGTCGATTTCGTTTGGATCAGTTGCACAGTGCGGCTTGGTTGGTGGACTTGCACAATTTATGTGGAGTCAGTTGCGTGTAGTTGAAGCTGCACGGACGGTTCTTTCAGAAGTACGCCGAGACTCCGGCTTTCATAACATGACGATTGGAAGTAACGAGGCCGGTTTTTTTGGCAAAATGTGCAAGTGCATGCATAATATGGCAAGAAAATTTGTTCGGAATCATTCCGACTTGGCTATGACTCACGTGGCCGCCTTCTACAAGAGTTATCAAAAGGCGGCAAGGGATGTTTCCACTTTGATTGACGAATCCG ACTCTCATTTTGATAGTGACACATCTCCCCAACAACCCCAAACAGGTGTGGAACCAATATTACATGATGATATCACAACTCACATGGCGGCATGTGTAGGCGGATCCATCTCCGGACTTATTGTCATTTTCACAACGTCAGTGTTGCTCTACCAAAGAGATCAAAGGCAGGACCCGGGAAGTGACCTGGAAGTAGTAGAGAATATGCTGGTGTCCTTTGCGTTGTTTTATACCCTGCTGTTCACTGTCCTGGAACCAATACGGGCCAGCATTAAGGCTGT GCATTTGGGCTTCCCAAGAATCCACTCCGACGACAAGGTGTGCTTGGCTATCTTTTTATCCTCTAATCAGCAAGTCCTGCTTGCTCGTCTACTGATGTAA
- a CDS encoding predicted protein — translation CLWGGVVCNSEGFVQRIDIEQNGLTGSLPRELEQLTSMTHMLLEDGLISGEIPSEFGNLVELQVLDLNFNSISGSIPDELYGLVKLQQLDLNDNRLEGTISTRIGLLSQLAFFQVHGNNMTGTIPSE, via the exons TGTCTGTGGGGAGGTGTTGTCTGTAATAGTGAGGGGTTTGTACAGCGTATTGACATTG AGCAAAATGGATTGACAGGATCCCTCCCACGAGAGCTGGAGCAGCTGACGAGCATGACGCATATGTTATTGGAAGATGGTCTGATCTCGGGAGAAATTCCTTCCGAGTTTGGCAACCTCGTAGAGCTACAAGTCCTCGATCTCAACTTCAACAGTATTTCTGGATCTATACCTGACGAGCTGTATGGTCTAGTAAAATTGCAGCAGTTGGACCTCAATGACAATAGGCTGGAAGGAACAATCAGTACCCGGATTGGTTTGCTGTCACAGCTTGCCTTCTTTCAAGTCCATGGTAACAACATGACGGGAACCATTCCGAGCGAA
- a CDS encoding predicted protein — protein sequence MSQSTVSVNSAGRWLSETLEVISGRSVAPVKPQEDLASPRYPSLPVTSTGGVERLPSQDSLDRSMRNETGSGSQKSKAQIIHDLKASNARLTAQSAKMEVDFMNQLGSITADLEIQREALQDELARKETQMKALESRCKSSESRIGDKDSLLARMKEDSAFQRHTISDLRAQLQAKESCYREMDAWKEEKQQLIYQLESLRQEHTICTDTDSQSIDSRDSVDVRRQELLDADQSFDTVKEKVSVFKELLLKDALYHSESSLASAQAELTKLKAVHEQKTNFIRQEYNAVTDRWQTMGASLRSQIGSLQDGQSVEEDLRKELEAARGAREHARETFEAVVANKEVEVRDLREKLQDRDTAISTLAKASVAAEHELILSNSNVQALSVQITGMAEEKGIDVTLAKGVISEHVDDMKASIAEYKETEVRLSKEIFRLKRQLTHCKLRNNDVRRAFATINSDSEKAATQTKHLQEGEYTIANNVMQTVSRERTVGELKHRPDKMTNELNTLGLTSGNNSELPPGVDVEKLLQETEMFAGQVIEQDEQIDSLRKSLLQKNELVTQLEKIITRLRKKETPSNSESDRNRVLEAEIDELRESNRDKMEELRLLRRTAREFALSADCLAEAQQETRESQRLTEEYRRMVEKISLEKTELYRNFDKERLCVDEENFKLEYAEAAKKLQDLESALKDRNLTIEGINAGNFKVASRSCSLDETQKAELIEQNSILQRSFENQSFAIDAAKATIRELETLLASKNASESSAFEKEKVELLSEIELLANQLYQAREYIRELHGERSSIDEFKVKLERSDEAREESEKSIIDTYERKLSLLTLDKDVTIDKLRKNFLPGKIRLKKIS from the exons ATGAGCCAGTCCACTGTGAGTGTGAACTCCGCGGGGAGATGGCTATCCGAAACGCTGGAAGTTATTTCGGGTCGGTCGGTGGCGCCCGTCAAGCCTCAAGAGGACTTGGCCTCCCCTCGCTATCCTTCCCTACCTGTAACTAGTACTGGCGGAGTTGAACGACTGCCTTCGCAGGATAGCTTGGACCGGTCGATGCGCAACGAGACTGGTTCCGGTTCACAAAAGTCAAAAGCGCAAATAATTCACGATCTGAAAGCATCCAATGCTCGCTTGACAGCGCAGTCAGCCAAAATGGAAGTGGATTTTATGAATCAACTCGGTAGCATCACGGCAGATCTAGAAATCCAGCGAGAGGCTCTGCAGGATGAGCTGGCACGGAAAGAAACGCAAATGAAAGCGCTGGAATCTCGGTGCAAGTCCTCGGAATCAAGAATTGGGGACAAGGATTCTCTGTTGGCTCGCATGAAGGAAGATTCGGCCTTTCAGCGACACACAATTTCCGATTTACGGGCACAATTACAGGCGAAAGAGTCGTGCTACCGCGAAATGGATGCATGGAAAGAGGAAAAACAGCAGTTGATTTATCAACTGGAAAGCTTACGACAGGAACATACGATCTGTACGGATACCGACTCTCAGAGTATAGATTCGCGCGACAGCGTCGATGTGCGAAGGCAAGAACTTTTGGACGCAGACCAGTCGTTCGACACTGTTAAGGAAAAGGTTTCCGTATTCAAAGAACTTCTCTTGAAGGATGCCCTATACCACAGCGAGTCCTCCTTGGCCAGCGCTCAAGCGGaattgacgaaattgaaggCAGTGCACGAACAAAAAACGAATTTTATCCGCCAAGAATACAACGCTGTGACGGATCGTTGGCAGACAATGGGAGCCTCACTACGTAGTCAAATTGGTAGTTTGCAAGATGGACAATCAGTTGAAGAAGACTTGCGTAAAGAACTCGAAGCGGCACGTGGAGCCAGAGAGCATGCACGCGAAACTTTCGAGGCGGTGGTCGCTAACAAAGAGGTCGAAGTGCGAGATCTCAGAGAAAAACTCCAGGATCGCGATACCGCTATCTCGACTCTCGCTAAGGCATCGGTAGCAGCAGAGCATGAGCTAATATTATCAAACAGTAATGTTCAAGCTCTGAGCGTCCAAATTACTGGAATGGCTGAAGAAAAAGGTATCGACGTGACTCTGGCGAAAGGAGTGATTTCAGAACACGTTGACGACATGAAGGCCTCCATTGCAGAATACAAGGAAACAGAAGTTcgtctttcgaaagaaatCTTCCGCCTGAAGAGACAGCTGACTCATTGCAAGCTCAGAAACAATGATGTAA GGAGGGCATTTGCTACTATCAACTCCGATAGTGAAAAGGCTGCGACCCAGACAAAACATCTCCAGGAAGGTGAATATACCATAGCGAATAATGTCATGCAGACTGTGTCACGTGAACGGACAGTTGGCGAGCTGAAGCACCGTCCTGATAAAATGACAAATGAACTCAATACGCTTGGTTTAACAAGCGGCAACAACAGTGAATTGCCCCCGGGGGTGGACGTTGAAAAGTTACTTCAGGAAACCGAAATGTTTGCTGGCCAGGTGATTGAACAAGATGAGCAGATTGACTCGTTGCGCAAATCTTTGCTTCAGAAGAACGAACTAGTTACACAATTGGAGAAAATAATTACTAGGCTTCGAAAAAAGGAAACGCCAAGCAATAGCGAAAGTGATCGAAATCGCGTTCTGGAGGCTGAAATCGACGAGTTACGTGAGTCAAACCGTGACAAAATGGAGGAGCtacgtcttcttcgtcgaacAGCTCGTGAGTTTGCTCTATCGGCAGATTGTCTTGCTGAAGCCCAACAGGAGACTCGTGAATCTCAAAGACTCACAGAAGAGTACAGGAGGATGGTAGAAAAAATTTCTCTCGAAAAGACGGAATTGTACCGAAATTTCGATAAAGAACGATTGTGTGTGGACGAAGAGAACTTCAAACTAGAGTACGCGGAGGCTGCGAAGAAGTTGCAAGATTTAGAGTCAGCTCTGAAGGATCGTAATCTGACAATAGAGGGTATAAATGCTGGAAACTTCAAGGTGGCTTCCCGAAGCTGCTCGCTCGACGAGACACAGAAAGCCGAGCTAATAGAACAGAACAGCATCTTGCAGCGAAGCTTTGAGAACCAATCTTTCGCAATCGACgctgcaaaagcaacgaTCCGAGAACTCGAAACCTTACTCGCGTCAAAAAATGCGTCCGAATCGTCCgctttcgaaaaggaaaaagtgGAGTTGCTCTCCGAGATTGAATTACTGGCAAATCAGCTTTACCAGGCTCGCGAGTATATTCGGGAGCTGCATGGCGAACGCTCGTCAATCGACGAGTTTAAAGTCAAACTAGAACGATCCGACGAAGCACGCGAAGAATCCGAGAAAAGCATAATTGATACCTACGAAAGGAAGCTTTCGTTACTAACATTGGACAAGGACGTAACAATCGACAAACTTCGAAAAAACTTTCTACCGGGAAAAATACGGCTCAAGAAGATCTCATAA
- a CDS encoding predicted protein, whose product MSESDSHSLSDILAAMTEVAETDDSLKKKFNAIVRFDVEGQTLTLDVRKDRSGNLLAKRTTAQQAFMKGKLKIKGKMGLAMKLTVVLDATRKHLALQSRL is encoded by the exons ATGAGCGAATCAGATAGCCATAGTTTGTCCGATATTCTCGCCGCCATGACGGAGGTGGCCGAGACGGACGATAGtttgaagaaaaagttcAACGCGATAGTGCGCTTCGACGTGGAAGGGCAAACGCTCACCTTGGATGTCCGGAAGGACCGTTCCGGCA ATTTGCTTGCCAAACGCACGACCGCGCAACAGGCCTTTATGAAGGGCAAGCTCAAGATCAAGGGGAAAATGGGGCTAGCCATGAAGCTGACTGTTGTTCTGGACGCGACCCGCAAGCATCTAGCGCTGCAATCTAGGCTGTAA